The Christiangramia flava JLT2011 genome has a segment encoding these proteins:
- a CDS encoding DUF7282 domain-containing protein, with product MQQKFLTLLLVALLVGTLVSCDEDDDDVTAMMPTGTVSVENQDFTGEMLTIADVTMSDDGWVVIHRDNGGSPMVPDIISVPKMVSAGNTSDVMVELKDGVELQDGETLWVMLHNDSGDMGTYEFDGSNGLDLPIEDDMGNIVTKSFTVNVMSEPTGSLSVEDQAVADNKVSISSITLDQPGFVVVHADNGEDGPVVPAIISEPLFLEAGTHEDVEVTFTEDAGVMTGDTLWAMLHTDTGEAMVYEFDGENGLDMPILTEEDTPVMMSFDITE from the coding sequence ATGCAGCAAAAATTTTTAACTCTGTTATTGGTCGCACTACTAGTTGGAACACTGGTATCTTGTGATGAAGACGATGATGATGTGACTGCCATGATGCCAACCGGAACGGTAAGTGTAGAAAACCAGGATTTTACGGGTGAGATGCTTACGATCGCAGATGTCACGATGAGTGATGACGGTTGGGTGGTGATTCACCGTGATAATGGTGGTTCCCCCATGGTTCCTGATATTATTTCAGTTCCTAAAATGGTTTCAGCAGGGAATACCAGTGATGTGATGGTAGAGCTTAAAGACGGGGTAGAATTACAGGATGGAGAAACACTTTGGGTGATGCTTCATAATGATTCCGGAGATATGGGAACGTATGAATTTGACGGAAGCAACGGCCTGGATCTGCCAATTGAAGATGACATGGGTAATATCGTCACCAAATCTTTTACGGTCAACGTCATGAGCGAGCCAACCGGGTCGCTTTCAGTAGAAGATCAGGCGGTAGCAGATAACAAAGTGAGCATCAGCTCGATTACCTTGGATCAACCAGGTTTTGTGGTCGTTCATGCCGATAATGGCGAAGATGGACCGGTAGTTCCTGCAATCATTTCCGAACCTTTGTTTCTGGAAGCCGGAACTCACGAAGATGTAGAAGTGACTTTTACCGAAGATGCTGGTGTCATGACCGGAGATACTCTTTGGGCGATGTTACACACCGATACCGGTGAAGCAATGGTGTATGAATTTGACGGTGAAAATGGGCTGGATATGCCAATTTTAACTGAAGAAGATACGCCGGTAATGATGTCTTTCGATATCACCGAGTAA
- a CDS encoding Gfo/Idh/MocA family protein encodes MKSRRNFIRKSGLLLGAAFLPFPGCINFSQKKKLGVALVGLGYYSTDLLAPALQQTSYCELKGIVTGSPEKIPVWKQRYGIKDSNIYNYQNMHQIADNDEIDVIYIVLPTGLHAEYAIKAANTGKHVWCEKPMARTAKECQQIIDACNANKVKLSIGYRMQHEKNTKTIMEWAKTQPYGQIQEVSSQAGYNGGTINPWKLKKEMGGGAIYDMGVYTINAARYSTGLEPVAVTATQSTRRPEIFTEVDETTEFKMEFPGGIIVNGKTSFGQNLNKLAITAKDGWYYLEPMQAYSGVRGKTSDGKVLAPMGKTQQAVQMDDDALAILEDRPVRVPGEEGMKDIAIVEKINASAANGSQRVSL; translated from the coding sequence ATGAAGAGCAGGAGAAATTTTATCAGGAAATCGGGTTTATTGCTGGGTGCAGCGTTTTTGCCTTTTCCCGGGTGTATCAACTTCAGCCAAAAAAAGAAATTGGGTGTGGCCCTGGTAGGTCTTGGATATTACAGTACCGATCTCCTCGCGCCCGCTCTTCAGCAAACCAGCTACTGTGAGCTTAAAGGTATAGTAACGGGAAGCCCCGAAAAGATTCCTGTTTGGAAACAGCGCTATGGAATAAAGGATTCCAATATTTACAATTATCAGAATATGCATCAGATTGCTGATAATGATGAGATTGACGTGATCTATATTGTATTGCCAACCGGTCTGCACGCGGAATATGCGATCAAGGCGGCCAATACTGGCAAGCATGTTTGGTGTGAAAAACCGATGGCGAGAACTGCGAAAGAGTGCCAGCAGATCATCGATGCCTGTAATGCCAATAAGGTGAAACTCTCCATAGGTTACCGGATGCAGCACGAAAAAAATACAAAAACCATTATGGAATGGGCCAAAACTCAGCCTTATGGCCAAATACAGGAAGTGAGCTCCCAGGCGGGATATAACGGCGGAACGATCAATCCCTGGAAACTGAAAAAAGAAATGGGAGGCGGGGCGATCTATGACATGGGTGTGTATACCATCAATGCAGCGAGATATTCCACCGGCCTGGAACCGGTTGCTGTAACCGCTACGCAATCTACCAGGCGCCCGGAAATCTTTACCGAAGTAGATGAAACAACCGAGTTTAAAATGGAATTTCCAGGTGGCATTATCGTAAACGGAAAAACCAGTTTTGGACAGAACCTTAACAAACTGGCAATTACAGCTAAGGATGGCTGGTATTACCTCGAACCGATGCAGGCCTATTCCGGAGTTCGTGGAAAAACCAGTGACGGGAAAGTGCTTGCCCCGATGGGTAAAACCCAGCAAGCCGTGCAAATGGACGATGACGCCCTCGCCATCCTGGAAGATCGGCCAGTTAGGGTTCCCGGTGAGGAAGGGATGAAAGACATCGCGATAGTCGAAAAAATAAATGCGTCAGCCGCCAATGGCAGCCAACGCGTTAGCCTTTAA
- a CDS encoding LytR/AlgR family response regulator transcription factor — MKALVVDDEELARKRVLNLLGEVDQIEVIGECSNGKTAIQAINEKKPDLVFLDINMKDMNGFEVLQKVEASPKPIVIFVTAYDNYALKAFDAEAFDFLLKPFKDQRFFKTIDKVLKTTRQEADTNFEKRLMEMFHSFSKGGLQLNAVSKIPVRQGNKTYIVDPRNILYISASGYYAELFTSEKKHVLRESLNNLEEILDPASFVRVHRSTIINLNFVKEIIHSDYAEIDARMEDDKLIRISKSHKKEFLEKIGI; from the coding sequence ATGAAAGCGCTTGTTGTAGATGATGAAGAACTGGCCAGGAAGCGGGTTTTGAATCTTCTTGGCGAAGTAGACCAGATTGAAGTCATCGGGGAATGTTCTAATGGGAAGACCGCCATTCAGGCCATTAATGAAAAGAAACCAGACCTCGTTTTTCTCGATATCAACATGAAAGACATGAATGGTTTTGAGGTGCTGCAGAAGGTGGAAGCCAGTCCCAAACCCATAGTGATCTTTGTCACCGCCTATGACAATTACGCGCTCAAGGCTTTTGATGCGGAAGCTTTTGATTTTCTGCTGAAACCCTTCAAGGACCAGCGGTTTTTCAAAACCATAGATAAGGTGCTGAAAACTACCCGGCAGGAAGCCGATACCAATTTTGAAAAACGCCTGATGGAAATGTTCCACAGTTTTTCAAAAGGCGGGCTTCAGCTGAACGCGGTCTCGAAGATACCGGTGCGCCAGGGCAACAAGACCTATATCGTAGACCCGCGCAACATTCTCTACATTTCGGCTTCGGGTTATTATGCCGAGCTGTTTACTTCGGAAAAAAAGCATGTGCTGAGAGAATCTTTGAACAACCTGGAAGAAATTCTAGATCCGGCAAGTTTCGTGAGAGTGCACCGTTCCACGATCATCAATCTAAATTTCGTAAAGGAAATCATCCATTCTGATTATGCAGAAATCGACGCACGGATGGAGGATGATAAGCTGATCAGGATCAGTAAATCTCATAAAAAGGAATTTCTCGAAAAAATAGGTATCTGA
- a CDS encoding TIGR00366 family protein, with amino-acid sequence MKGISGIIERAFRNLIPAPFTLAVLLTFLTLLLAFFLSGDQSVSSAVQILRSWQSGMWEPALLVFAVQMMLILVLGHILVLSEPMKWLMDKLTSRIHNNASAVAVVCASTMLVAFFNWGLGLIFGAIMARKMAEQASRKNFKINYPLLGAAGYSGLMVWHAGISGSAPLKAAENGHLKSLFSAENANIAGLLPELVPTSQTIFSSGNLILFGILLLLIPSALFLLARKTPLEISSIDFSKTRTVIINPKGAEKLDASPILKYILGILLLLAFLASYYQELMQFNITPNMLNFFMLGLCILLHQNFQSFLAALDEAIVGAGAILIQFPLYFGIMGVMKDSGMVGQIAEFFTNLATETTLPLFTFLSAGLVNIFVPSGGGQWAIQGPIVMESAIKSGVSIPKAIMAFAYGDQITNMLQPFWALPLLAITKLKAREILPYSLLIMCLGIIIYVIGLLLL; translated from the coding sequence ATGAAAGGCATTTCAGGAATTATCGAACGTGCTTTCAGGAACCTCATCCCGGCTCCTTTTACACTCGCCGTCTTACTAACATTTTTAACCCTGTTGCTGGCATTTTTCCTATCGGGAGATCAGTCGGTTAGTTCCGCAGTACAAATTTTACGCTCCTGGCAAAGTGGGATGTGGGAACCGGCACTGCTGGTTTTTGCAGTTCAGATGATGCTCATCCTGGTTTTAGGGCATATCCTGGTGTTAAGCGAGCCTATGAAATGGCTCATGGATAAACTCACCAGTCGCATTCACAATAACGCGAGTGCAGTTGCCGTGGTCTGTGCCTCAACCATGCTGGTGGCCTTCTTTAACTGGGGGCTTGGGCTTATTTTCGGAGCGATCATGGCACGGAAAATGGCAGAACAGGCAAGTCGAAAAAATTTCAAAATCAATTACCCGCTTTTAGGCGCAGCCGGTTACTCAGGTTTGATGGTATGGCATGCAGGCATCAGCGGAAGTGCCCCATTAAAAGCTGCGGAAAACGGACACCTGAAAAGTCTTTTTTCTGCTGAAAATGCCAATATCGCCGGCCTGCTTCCAGAACTCGTACCTACCAGCCAGACGATCTTTTCTTCCGGAAATCTCATCCTATTCGGAATTTTACTCCTACTGATTCCTTCAGCGTTATTTTTACTGGCCCGGAAAACTCCTTTAGAAATTTCCTCGATCGACTTTTCAAAAACAAGAACGGTGATTATCAATCCAAAAGGAGCGGAAAAACTGGATGCTTCGCCAATTCTGAAATATATACTGGGAATATTGCTCTTATTGGCTTTTCTCGCCAGTTATTATCAGGAGCTCATGCAGTTCAACATTACCCCCAACATGCTGAATTTCTTTATGCTGGGACTTTGTATCCTCCTGCATCAAAATTTTCAAAGTTTTTTGGCAGCGCTCGACGAAGCTATCGTGGGAGCGGGCGCGATCCTGATACAATTTCCGCTGTACTTCGGGATTATGGGGGTGATGAAAGACAGTGGAATGGTTGGACAGATCGCTGAATTTTTCACCAATTTGGCTACAGAAACCACTTTGCCATTATTCACATTCTTAAGCGCCGGACTGGTAAACATCTTTGTTCCCAGCGGCGGAGGCCAATGGGCCATCCAAGGACCAATTGTCATGGAAAGCGCTATAAAGTCTGGGGTTTCCATTCCAAAGGCGATCATGGCATTTGCCTATGGAGACCAGATTACCAATATGCTCCAGCCCTTCTGGGCCTTACCCTTACTTGCCATCACCAAACTGAAAGCCCGTGAAATTTTGCCCTACAGTTTATTGATTATGTGCCTTGGAATAATAATTTATGTAATAGGTCTCCTACTTCTTTAG
- a CDS encoding sensor histidine kinase: MALGKLKKKYIDFRLVLLLAGFYLLFDIVLIAKVAYQRGFMSPERMEKFSWPEFLVHNILIDYVVVVSYMTLIAISTKRFLNKNYSWVKIISIHTVFSLLIGFVIRLIGEFIAVLSGKMDLANYDFQETIYAFMYVIDLNFLIYFAMVFIIYTYYYLRQVKEAEKRHSKLETQLVNTRMKMLSAQLQPHFLFNTLNSIAVLTDIDPAKAKDTIADLSDFLREILYSSDNNRISLDEELRILEYYLNIVHVRFSDHLKIHKKIDESLMLKKVPALLLQPLIENSIKHGYSYDHTDLEIVISIFQEQEQLIISVKNDGAPVSQSHKELMQKGVGLTNINDRLKNLYGENYYFEIRNREQETGVETLIKIPE; encoded by the coding sequence ATGGCACTGGGAAAACTGAAAAAAAAGTATATCGATTTTAGACTGGTGTTGTTACTGGCGGGATTTTACCTGCTTTTTGATATCGTTCTGATCGCCAAAGTCGCCTACCAGCGCGGGTTCATGTCACCCGAACGCATGGAAAAATTTTCATGGCCGGAATTCCTTGTCCATAATATCCTGATAGATTACGTGGTAGTGGTAAGCTACATGACGCTTATCGCGATCTCGACCAAGCGTTTCCTGAATAAAAACTATTCCTGGGTCAAGATCATTTCTATTCATACGGTCTTTTCCCTGCTTATTGGTTTTGTGATACGCCTCATCGGGGAATTCATCGCGGTCTTAAGCGGAAAAATGGACCTGGCAAATTATGATTTTCAAGAGACCATTTATGCTTTCATGTACGTCATCGATCTGAATTTCCTCATCTATTTCGCGATGGTTTTCATCATTTACACCTATTACTATTTGCGACAGGTAAAGGAAGCGGAAAAGCGCCATTCCAAGCTGGAAACGCAGCTCGTGAATACCAGGATGAAGATGCTATCAGCCCAGTTGCAGCCACATTTCCTCTTCAATACCCTTAATTCTATCGCGGTTTTGACCGATATTGACCCGGCTAAAGCCAAAGATACCATTGCAGATCTAAGCGATTTCCTTCGGGAGATCCTGTACAGTAGTGATAATAACCGGATAAGCCTGGATGAAGAACTGCGTATTTTGGAATACTATCTCAACATCGTGCACGTGCGATTTTCAGATCATCTCAAAATTCATAAAAAGATCGACGAGTCTTTAATGCTGAAAAAGGTTCCGGCGCTGCTCTTACAGCCGCTGATCGAAAATTCCATTAAACACGGTTATTCCTACGACCATACAGACCTGGAAATCGTGATCTCCATTTTCCAGGAACAGGAACAGCTAATCATTAGCGTCAAGAACGATGGGGCGCCGGTCTCTCAAAGCCATAAGGAGCTGATGCAGAAAGGCGTGGGATTGACCAATATCAATGACCGACTCAAAAACCTATACGGCGAAAATTATTATTTCGAGATCAGAAATCGGGAGCAGGAAACCGGTGTGGAAACCCTGATCAAAATTCCGGAATAA
- a CDS encoding NADP-dependent glyceraldehyde-3-phosphate dehydrogenase, which produces MSIPKEFQINELLHQKTYLSNGELIEWKGKNDEVFSTISSTEDYQLTLLGTIPHMDEATAMEVLQSACDAYSKGQGDWPTMKVAQRIACMEDFVSKMKEQREVVVKYLMWEIGKSLPDSQKEFDRTVEYILDTIEDYKQLDRDSAKFHKKDGVYAHIRRGPLGVVLCLGPYNYPLNETFALLIPALIMGNTVVFKPAKHGVLLLSPLLEAFRSSFPKGVVNVIYGRGREVAAPIMQSGRVDVLALIGNSKSAIALQDQHPHKNRLRLVLGLEAKNPGIVLPDADLDLAIDECISGTLSFNGQRCTALKILYVHEDIQEEFNRRFAERVDALKFGNPWDEKVMLTPLPEPDKPQYIQELIDDAEKHGAKVLNKRGGETTENYIFPAVLYPVTEEMRVYQEEQFGPVIPVKPFRSIDDLLDEIADSNYGQQVSLFGNDIKRLAPLIDTLVNLVCRVNLNSSCQRGPDVFPFTGRKDSAVGTLSVHDALRSFSIRTFVASKDKAYNNEILRELLDSKSSNFVSTDYLL; this is translated from the coding sequence ATGAGCATTCCAAAAGAATTTCAGATAAACGAACTCTTGCATCAGAAAACTTATCTTTCCAATGGTGAGTTGATCGAGTGGAAGGGCAAAAATGACGAGGTATTTTCAACAATATCTTCTACGGAAGATTATCAGCTAACACTGCTGGGAACCATTCCGCATATGGATGAAGCCACGGCGATGGAAGTCCTGCAATCGGCCTGTGACGCCTATTCCAAAGGTCAGGGTGACTGGCCAACCATGAAAGTGGCGCAGCGAATTGCCTGCATGGAAGACTTTGTCTCGAAAATGAAAGAACAGCGCGAAGTGGTGGTAAAATACCTGATGTGGGAAATTGGCAAATCCCTGCCAGATTCTCAGAAGGAATTTGATCGTACGGTAGAATACATTCTTGACACGATTGAAGATTACAAGCAACTGGATCGAGACAGCGCCAAATTTCACAAAAAAGATGGCGTTTATGCTCATATTCGCCGTGGCCCGCTGGGAGTGGTGTTATGCCTCGGGCCTTATAACTACCCTTTAAATGAGACTTTTGCGCTGCTTATCCCGGCCCTGATCATGGGGAATACCGTGGTTTTCAAACCGGCAAAACACGGTGTGCTGTTGCTGTCCCCATTACTGGAAGCTTTTCGAAGTTCTTTTCCGAAAGGAGTCGTAAATGTGATCTACGGAAGGGGAAGGGAAGTTGCTGCACCTATCATGCAATCTGGGAGGGTCGATGTGCTGGCCCTGATTGGAAATAGCAAATCAGCTATTGCATTGCAGGATCAGCATCCGCATAAAAACCGACTCCGTCTGGTTCTTGGGCTGGAGGCTAAAAATCCCGGGATTGTATTGCCAGATGCCGATCTAGATCTGGCAATTGACGAATGTATTTCCGGCACGCTTTCCTTCAACGGTCAGCGCTGTACTGCCCTTAAAATTCTGTACGTACATGAAGATATTCAGGAGGAGTTTAACAGGCGTTTTGCTGAAAGGGTCGATGCGCTGAAATTTGGCAATCCGTGGGATGAAAAAGTGATGTTGACGCCACTTCCGGAACCCGATAAACCGCAATACATTCAGGAACTGATCGATGATGCCGAAAAACATGGCGCAAAAGTACTGAACAAACGAGGGGGAGAAACGACCGAAAATTATATTTTTCCGGCGGTTCTTTACCCGGTAACCGAAGAAATGCGGGTCTACCAGGAGGAACAATTTGGCCCGGTGATTCCGGTCAAACCTTTCCGTTCGATAGACGATTTGCTGGATGAGATCGCAGATTCCAATTACGGTCAGCAGGTAAGTCTCTTCGGAAATGATATTAAAAGACTGGCACCACTCATTGATACGCTGGTGAACCTGGTTTGCCGTGTGAACCTGAACAGCTCCTGCCAGAGAGGACCGGATGTATTTCCGTTCACGGGGAGAAAAGATTCGGCCGTAGGGACCTTAAGTGTGCATGATGCTTTGAGATCCTTTTCGATCAGGACATTTGTAGCCAGCAAGGATAAAGCTTATAATAATGAGATCCTGCGGGAACTGTTAGACAGTAAAAGCTCCAATTTCGTCAGCACCGATTACCTTTTGTAA
- a CDS encoding DNA/RNA non-specific endonuclease, with amino-acid sequence MQHFNFFRSLLYLQVFLFLVSCSKDDQDLQEAVTYQNFTVNQSGDYVEDFENASKTSYAAGTVNLADGDWYFDDALVGSLSGDAKNGSKSVRIQNSGSVTMNFDLTEGATSFSVSYAKYNRDRQTSFQVYYSTDSGASWNQLGSQVSVKKSNLSTATFTLNVTGNIRFEIRKTDGSGERLNIDDLTVVPNAAGTGDGGSSGSLIDLTEDYESGSKGSYASGTVDLPSGTWYLEEALLGSLDNDRKTGTKSVRIRDYGMLQMNFDVDGAESVSFNHAVYGTDGSSSWQLEASTNQGASWSAISVVQNSTSTTLENVSFPAAYSGTVRFRIVKLSGSGDRINIDDLTIHGTTDPGGSSGGGTGGGTGGGISGVVHLTMGNPSAAVTDVNYPNNYLLEKEEYVMSYSRDRGQANWVSWHLDEAWLGDAPRQNDFRNDTSLPAGWYQVQETDYSGSGFDRGHQCPSADRTLSVDDNSNTFFMTNMMPQAPNNNRYAWANLESYCRSMLSGGYEIYIISGGYGIGGDGSNGYAEYVANGMVEVPSNTWKVIMIIPDGDNDVSRVTASTRVIAVDMPNSQSVTSDWTQYKTTVDDIELMTGFDFFSEVPDAIEDALESQVDAV; translated from the coding sequence ATGCAACATTTTAATTTTTTCAGAAGCCTGCTGTACCTGCAGGTTTTTTTGTTTCTGGTATCCTGTTCCAAGGATGACCAGGATTTACAGGAAGCGGTAACCTATCAGAATTTTACCGTCAACCAGTCTGGCGACTATGTGGAAGATTTTGAGAACGCTTCCAAAACTTCTTACGCGGCGGGCACCGTAAATCTGGCCGACGGCGACTGGTATTTTGACGATGCCCTTGTGGGAAGTCTTAGCGGAGATGCCAAAAATGGAAGCAAATCGGTTAGGATCCAAAATAGCGGGTCTGTCACTATGAATTTTGACCTTACCGAGGGCGCGACCAGTTTTTCAGTGAGCTATGCCAAGTACAATCGTGACCGGCAAACCAGCTTCCAGGTGTATTATTCTACCGATTCCGGTGCAAGCTGGAACCAGTTGGGAAGCCAGGTTTCGGTTAAAAAATCGAATTTATCCACGGCGACCTTCACGCTGAATGTGACCGGGAATATTCGGTTTGAAATTCGGAAAACCGATGGCAGCGGGGAACGCCTTAATATTGATGATCTTACCGTGGTACCCAATGCTGCCGGAACGGGCGATGGAGGTTCCTCGGGGAGCCTGATCGATCTAACGGAAGATTATGAGAGCGGTTCCAAGGGAAGTTATGCTAGTGGCACGGTAGATCTTCCTTCCGGCACCTGGTATCTGGAAGAGGCATTACTCGGGAGTCTTGATAATGACCGAAAAACAGGAACCAAATCGGTTCGTATTCGCGACTACGGAATGCTGCAAATGAATTTTGACGTGGACGGCGCGGAATCTGTCAGTTTTAATCATGCAGTTTACGGCACCGACGGAAGCAGTTCCTGGCAGTTGGAAGCCTCGACAAACCAGGGAGCAAGTTGGAGTGCCATCAGCGTTGTACAGAATAGTACATCAACCACTCTTGAAAATGTCAGTTTTCCGGCAGCATATTCCGGAACGGTTCGCTTCAGAATCGTCAAACTTTCCGGAAGTGGCGACCGTATCAATATTGATGATCTAACCATTCACGGAACCACAGATCCGGGCGGTTCTTCCGGAGGAGGAACTGGCGGTGGGACCGGCGGAGGAATTTCCGGCGTCGTACACCTAACGATGGGAAATCCTTCCGCAGCGGTTACAGATGTAAATTATCCCAATAATTACCTCCTTGAAAAAGAAGAATATGTAATGTCGTATTCCCGTGACAGAGGACAGGCGAACTGGGTGAGCTGGCATTTGGACGAGGCCTGGCTTGGTGACGCTCCGAGACAGAATGACTTCAGAAATGATACGTCTTTGCCAGCTGGCTGGTACCAGGTCCAGGAAACCGATTATTCCGGAAGCGGTTTTGATCGTGGCCACCAGTGTCCTTCGGCAGACAGGACGCTTTCCGTTGATGATAATTCCAACACCTTTTTTATGACCAATATGATGCCTCAGGCGCCCAATAATAATCGCTATGCCTGGGCGAATCTGGAAAGCTACTGCCGTTCCATGTTAAGCGGCGGATATGAGATCTATATTATTTCCGGTGGCTACGGAATTGGCGGTGATGGCTCGAATGGTTACGCGGAATATGTGGCGAACGGAATGGTGGAAGTGCCTTCAAATACCTGGAAAGTGATCATGATTATTCCTGATGGCGATAATGATGTGAGCAGGGTAACCGCTTCCACCCGGGTGATAGCGGTAGATATGCCCAACAGCCAGTCGGTTACTTCAGACTGGACCCAGTATAAAACCACTGTGGATGATATTGAGTTAATGACGGGTTTTGACTTTTTCAGTGAAGTGCCTGATGCTATTGAAGATGCTTTGGAATCTCAGGTAGATGCGGTATAG
- a CDS encoding APC family permease: MGKKLNQLEATAICGNDISSSCLYVSALAIFYAGQYAWISLLIVAGVLFLFRKIYGEVVGALPLNGGAYNALLNTTKKSTASLAAALTVLSYMATAVISATEAVKYAESLWHVIPIIPTTVALLAIFMGLVILGIGESSKVAIAIFLFHLTSLTLLSGFCLFYFFTHDFDVLINNFHMPVHGTITMALFFGFSAAMLGISGFESSANYVEEQQDGVFPKTLRNMWIVVSIFNPLIAFLALALIPMEVVNSNQDALLSFLGNISGGNWLSFLVGIDAALVLSGAVLTSYVGVGGLMERMALDRILPNYLLKKNKRNSSYIIYILFFVLCTSILFVTGGDLAKLAGVYTIAFLSVMVLFGIGNLLLKVNRRQLPRPERASWFALIIAILAVGAAIVGNVILNPAYLAIFLEYLIPTLLVVFFMLFRNYILRAFLVILEYIFPSGDNQFFRKLNKLTKYKLAEIRGQEFVFFTNHDNVETLNKVMLYIKKNEPTRRLKIVAVVDEEHTVAENLKEDIKVLDRAYPDIRIEFVEEPGKFGPNKIKELSERWRIPVNFMFIGAPGENFRYTIQQLGEVRLII; encoded by the coding sequence ATGGGCAAAAAGTTAAATCAACTTGAAGCGACCGCGATCTGCGGAAACGACATTAGTTCCTCCTGTTTATATGTTTCGGCTCTGGCGATTTTTTACGCCGGCCAGTATGCCTGGATCTCTTTGCTGATCGTAGCCGGAGTGCTTTTTCTTTTTAGAAAGATTTACGGGGAAGTGGTAGGCGCGCTACCGCTAAATGGCGGAGCTTACAATGCGCTGCTGAATACCACGAAGAAATCTACCGCTTCGCTCGCAGCAGCACTTACGGTACTTTCTTACATGGCAACCGCAGTAATTTCAGCTACTGAAGCGGTCAAATATGCGGAAAGTCTCTGGCATGTTATCCCCATAATCCCAACCACGGTGGCCTTACTGGCCATTTTTATGGGATTGGTCATTCTGGGAATCGGGGAATCCTCGAAAGTTGCGATTGCAATTTTCCTGTTTCACCTTACCTCCCTTACCCTTTTAAGCGGATTTTGTCTTTTCTATTTTTTCACGCACGATTTTGACGTGCTCATCAATAACTTCCATATGCCGGTTCATGGAACCATTACCATGGCCCTGTTTTTCGGGTTTTCTGCAGCCATGTTGGGAATATCAGGATTTGAAAGTTCTGCCAATTACGTGGAAGAACAGCAGGATGGTGTTTTTCCAAAAACCCTGCGCAATATGTGGATCGTGGTAAGCATCTTCAATCCTCTAATCGCCTTTCTCGCCCTGGCGCTCATCCCGATGGAAGTTGTAAATTCCAATCAGGATGCTTTGCTGTCTTTTCTCGGAAATATTTCCGGAGGGAACTGGCTCTCATTTTTGGTAGGAATTGACGCGGCACTGGTGCTAAGTGGTGCGGTACTGACTTCTTACGTGGGAGTTGGCGGACTCATGGAGCGAATGGCTCTTGACCGAATTTTACCAAATTACCTGCTGAAAAAGAACAAACGAAACAGTTCTTATATCATTTACATCCTGTTTTTTGTGCTCTGCACGTCAATTCTTTTTGTAACCGGCGGAGATCTCGCCAAACTTGCAGGCGTCTATACCATCGCATTTTTATCAGTAATGGTGCTCTTTGGAATTGGAAATCTATTGCTGAAGGTTAACCGGAGGCAATTACCACGGCCCGAAAGAGCCAGTTGGTTCGCCCTGATCATTGCTATTTTGGCGGTGGGCGCTGCCATCGTGGGAAATGTGATCCTGAACCCGGCCTATTTAGCCATTTTCCTGGAATATCTTATTCCTACGCTGCTGGTGGTATTCTTTATGCTCTTCAGAAATTATATTTTACGGGCCTTCCTGGTCATCCTGGAGTATATTTTCCCAAGTGGCGATAACCAGTTTTTCAGAAAGCTGAACAAACTCACCAAATACAAACTCGCTGAAATTAGAGGGCAGGAATTCGTGTTTTTTACCAATCATGATAATGTGGAAACCCTCAATAAAGTAATGCTGTACATCAAGAAAAATGAGCCTACCCGTAGACTGAAGATCGTTGCGGTGGTCGATGAGGAACATACGGTAGCTGAAAATCTGAAGGAAGACATTAAAGTTCTGGACCGGGCTTATCCTGACATCCGTATTGAGTTTGTAGAAGAACCAGGCAAATTCGGGCCCAACAAGATCAAAGAACTGTCGGAGAGATGGCGTATTCCCGTTAATTTCATGTTTATCGGGGCGCCCGGAGAAAACTTCCGCTACACCATTCAACAGCTTGGGGAAGTTCGCCTGATTATTTGA